A genome region from Pseudomonas sp. S06B 330 includes the following:
- a CDS encoding SCO family protein has protein sequence MTRTQKTVFILVALVAVILGLTVNKVLNGRSEGNPTELIDAGIILLPQSRTVPSIEMTDEKGQTVTMDELKGKWSLLFFGYTFCPDICPTTLAQLRQVKSELPKEAVDRLQVILVSVDPNRDTPAQLQQYLGYFDKDFRGLTGSLDNLQKLANAVSIPFIPADTSKPNYTVDHSGNLALLGPDGKQRGFIRAPFNNQKLVAQLPGLLKRD, from the coding sequence ATGACTCGAACCCAGAAAACCGTCTTCATCCTCGTTGCCCTGGTCGCCGTGATCCTCGGGCTTACCGTCAACAAAGTGCTCAACGGCCGCAGTGAAGGCAACCCGACCGAGCTGATTGATGCCGGCATTATCCTGCTGCCGCAAAGCCGTACGGTGCCGAGTATCGAGATGACCGACGAGAAAGGTCAGACCGTGACGATGGATGAGCTCAAGGGCAAATGGTCGCTGCTGTTCTTCGGCTATACCTTCTGCCCGGACATTTGCCCGACGACACTGGCGCAGTTGCGTCAGGTGAAAAGCGAGTTGCCCAAAGAAGCGGTAGACCGGCTGCAGGTGATTTTGGTCAGCGTCGATCCGAACCGTGATACCCCGGCGCAGTTGCAGCAGTACCTGGGTTATTTCGACAAGGATTTTCGTGGCTTGACCGGCTCACTGGATAATCTGCAGAAGCTGGCCAACGCGGTGAGCATTCCGTTCATTCCGGCCGATACCAGCAAGCCGAACTATACGGTTGATCACAGTGGCAACCTGGCGCTGCTGGGGCCGGATGGCAAGCAGCGTGGGTTTATTCGTGCGCCGTTCAACAATCAGAAGCTGGTGGCTCAACTGCCGGGATTGCTTAAGCGCGACTAA
- a CDS encoding MetQ/NlpA family ABC transporter substrate-binding protein, which produces MKKLLAVVAAVAAFSAQAETLTVAATPVPHAEILEFVKPALAKEGVDLKVKVFTDYIQPNVQVAEKRLDANFFQHQPYLDEFNKAKGTKLVSVAGVHLEPLGAYSSKFKTLEELPSTATVVIPNDATNGGRALLLLDKAGVIKLKDNSNILSTVKDITENKKNLKFRELEAATIPRVLTQVDLALINTNYALEAKLDPSKDALVIEGADSPYVNILVTREDNKDADAVKKLVAALHTPEVKKFIEEKYKGAVKPAF; this is translated from the coding sequence ATGAAAAAGCTGCTTGCTGTTGTCGCCGCCGTTGCGGCCTTCTCCGCTCAGGCCGAGACCCTGACCGTGGCTGCCACCCCGGTACCGCACGCCGAGATCCTAGAGTTCGTTAAACCGGCGCTGGCCAAAGAAGGCGTGGATTTGAAGGTGAAGGTCTTCACTGACTACATCCAACCGAACGTGCAGGTTGCCGAGAAACGTCTGGACGCCAACTTCTTCCAGCACCAGCCGTACCTGGATGAGTTCAACAAAGCCAAGGGCACCAAGCTGGTCAGCGTTGCCGGCGTTCACCTGGAACCGCTGGGCGCTTACTCGAGCAAGTTCAAAACCCTCGAAGAGCTGCCATCGACTGCGACCGTGGTCATCCCCAACGACGCCACCAACGGCGGTCGTGCCTTGCTGCTGCTGGACAAGGCGGGTGTGATCAAGCTCAAGGACAACAGCAACATTCTCTCGACCGTCAAAGACATTACCGAGAACAAAAAGAACCTGAAGTTCCGTGAACTGGAAGCGGCGACCATCCCGCGCGTGCTGACCCAGGTCGACCTGGCGCTGATCAACACCAACTATGCGCTGGAAGCCAAACTTGATCCGAGCAAAGACGCGCTGGTCATTGAAGGCGCTGACTCGCCGTATGTGAACATCCTGGTCACCCGCGAAGACAACAAGGATGCCGACGCGGTGAAGAAGCTGGTTGCAGCCCTGCACACCCCAGAAGTGAAGAAGTTCATCGAAGAGAAATACAAGGGCGCGGTCAAGCCGGCGTTCTGA
- a CDS encoding methionine ABC transporter permease, translating to MDALSFFANVDWAEIWLATIDTMIMLFGSLFFTVLLGLPLGVLLFLCGPRQLFEQKGVYALLSLVVNVLRSLPFIILLIVMIPFTVLITGTSLGVAGAIPPLVVGATPFFARLVETALREVDRGIIEATQSMGATTRQIITNALLPEARPGIFAAITVTAITLVSYTAMAGVVGAGGLGDLAIRFGYQRFQTDVMVVTVVLLLILVQVLQSVGDKLVVHFSRK from the coding sequence ATGGACGCTTTGAGTTTCTTTGCCAACGTCGACTGGGCTGAAATCTGGCTGGCGACGATCGATACCATGATCATGCTGTTCGGCTCGCTGTTCTTCACCGTGCTGCTCGGCCTGCCACTGGGCGTGCTGCTGTTCCTCTGCGGCCCACGCCAGCTGTTCGAGCAGAAGGGCGTGTATGCGCTGCTGTCGCTGGTGGTCAACGTGCTGCGTTCGCTGCCGTTCATCATTTTGCTGATCGTGATGATTCCGTTCACCGTGCTGATCACCGGCACCTCGCTGGGCGTAGCCGGTGCGATTCCACCATTGGTGGTGGGCGCTACGCCATTCTTCGCACGCCTGGTGGAAACCGCCCTGCGTGAGGTCGATCGCGGCATTATCGAGGCAACCCAGTCGATGGGCGCCACAACCCGGCAGATCATTACCAATGCCTTGCTGCCTGAGGCCCGTCCGGGCATCTTCGCAGCCATCACCGTCACCGCCATTACCCTGGTGTCGTACACCGCCATGGCCGGTGTGGTAGGCGCAGGCGGCCTCGGTGACCTGGCAATCCGCTTCGGCTACCAGCGTTTCCAGACGGATGTGATGGTCGTTACTGTGGTCCTGCTGCTAATACTGGTTCAAGTACTGCAAAGCGTGGGCGACAAACTGGTTGTGCATTTTTCCCGTAAGTAA
- a CDS encoding methionine ABC transporter ATP-binding protein, whose amino-acid sequence MIEFQNVHKTYRVAGRDIPALHPTNLSVEDGQVFGLIGHSGAGKSTLLRLINRLEAPSGGQIIVDGEDVTAFNANDLRRFRQQVGMIFQHFNLLASKTVADNVALPLTLAGELSRKEIDTRVSELLARVGLSEHAKKYPAQLSGGQKQRVGIARALATKPKILLCDEATSALDPQTTASVLQLLAEINRELKLTIVLITHEMDVIRRVCDRVAVMDAGQIVEHGPVADVFLHPQHPTTKRFVQEDEQIDENEQRDDFAHVPGRIVRLTFQGDSTYAPLLGTVARETGVDYSILAGRIDRIKDTPYGQLTLAVTGGDMEAAFARFTAADVHMEVLR is encoded by the coding sequence GTGATCGAGTTTCAAAATGTGCACAAAACCTACCGCGTCGCCGGTAGGGACATCCCCGCGCTGCACCCGACCAACCTGAGTGTCGAAGACGGCCAGGTGTTCGGACTGATCGGCCATTCTGGTGCCGGTAAAAGTACGTTGCTGCGTCTGATCAACCGTCTGGAAGCTCCTAGCGGCGGCCAGATCATCGTTGACGGTGAAGATGTCACCGCGTTCAACGCCAACGACCTGCGGCGCTTTCGCCAGCAAGTCGGGATGATCTTCCAGCACTTCAACCTGCTGGCGTCCAAGACAGTGGCCGATAACGTCGCCCTGCCGCTGACTCTGGCTGGCGAGCTATCGCGCAAAGAGATCGACACCCGGGTCAGCGAATTGCTCGCCCGCGTGGGCTTGTCCGAGCACGCGAAAAAATACCCGGCGCAGCTGTCCGGTGGTCAGAAGCAACGCGTCGGCATTGCCCGCGCCCTTGCGACCAAGCCGAAAATTCTGCTCTGCGACGAAGCCACCAGCGCCCTCGACCCGCAGACTACCGCTTCGGTCCTGCAGTTGCTGGCCGAGATCAACCGTGAACTGAAGCTGACTATCGTCCTGATCACCCATGAAATGGACGTGATCCGCCGGGTTTGTGACCGGGTAGCGGTGATGGACGCAGGGCAAATTGTTGAGCATGGTCCGGTGGCCGATGTATTCCTGCATCCGCAGCACCCGACTACCAAGCGCTTCGTCCAGGAAGACGAGCAGATCGATGAGAACGAACAACGTGACGACTTCGCTCATGTCCCGGGCCGTATTGTCCGCCTGACCTTCCAGGGCGATTCCACTTATGCCCCACTGCTGGGCACCGTAGCCCGCGAGACGGGTGTGGATTACAGCATCCTCGCTGGCCGCATCGACCGCATCAAAGACACCCCGTATGGGCAGCTGACCCTGGCCGTCACTGGCGGCGACATGGAAGCGGCCTTCGCCCGCTTCACGGCGGCTGATGTTCATATGGAGGTACTGCGTTAA
- the katE gene encoding catalase HPII, translating into MNAQRARPVTTERTRRGVESRLTEESVPMPSKKNPPKESQLAGTQTPDRANTNAKLQSLETFRSDATGQALRTNQGVKVADNQNTLKAGDRGPSLLEDFIMREKITHFDHERIPERIVHARGTGAHGYFQTYKSHAALTKAGFLQDPEKVTPVFVRFSTVQGPRGSGDTVRDVRGFAVKFFTDEGNFDLVGNNMPVFFIQDAIKFPDFVHAVKPEPHNEMPTGGSAHDTFWDFVSLVPESAHMVIWAMSDRAIPKSLRTMQGFGVHTFRMVNAQGKSSFVKFHWKPKAGVCSLLWDEAQKLAGKDTDYHRRDLWEAIETGNYPEWEFGVQIVAEEDEHAFDFDLLDPTKIIPEELVPVIPLGKMVLNRNPDNFFAETEQVAFCPGHIVPGIDFSNDPLLQGRLFSYTDTQISRLGGPNFHEIPINRPLAPNHNGQRDAQHRVTLDKGRASYEPNSIDGGWPKETPPAASDGGFESYPERIEAHKVRQRSPSFADHFSQARLFFNSMSNTEKEHIISAYSFELGKVEREHIRAREVNEILANIDLKLAARVAENLGLPAPKQGTVAVPETSLKKSPALSQMNLLGEGIKGRKVAVLVADGVDGDSVDTLVKALEAESAQIKLLGPTSAPVKTAQGKALAVDASMEGLPSVVFDALWVPAGKASLQTLAASGVALHFLLEAYKHLKPIGLASEAQPLLDKLGLKADSGLLLGSDAKAYKAFIKAIGKHRVWEREAAAQAIPA; encoded by the coding sequence ATGAACGCTCAGCGGGCTCGGCCAGTCACTACTGAAAGGACCCGCCGTGGGGTCGAATCGAGACTGACCGAGGAGAGCGTTCCAATGCCCAGCAAGAAGAATCCGCCCAAGGAAAGCCAACTGGCCGGCACCCAGACCCCGGACCGGGCCAACACCAACGCCAAGCTGCAAAGCCTGGAGACCTTTCGCAGTGATGCCACCGGCCAGGCGTTGCGCACCAATCAGGGGGTCAAGGTTGCCGATAACCAGAACACCCTCAAAGCCGGTGACCGTGGTCCTTCGCTGCTGGAAGACTTCATCATGCGTGAGAAAATCACGCACTTTGACCATGAGCGTATCCCGGAGCGTATTGTTCACGCCCGTGGCACCGGCGCCCATGGCTACTTCCAGACTTACAAATCCCATGCGGCGTTGACCAAGGCGGGCTTCCTTCAGGACCCTGAGAAAGTCACCCCGGTGTTCGTGCGCTTTTCCACTGTACAAGGGCCGCGCGGTTCCGGGGATACGGTGCGTGATGTGCGTGGCTTCGCCGTGAAGTTTTTCACCGATGAAGGCAACTTCGACCTGGTCGGCAACAACATGCCGGTGTTCTTCATTCAGGACGCGATAAAGTTTCCTGACTTCGTTCATGCAGTAAAGCCTGAGCCGCATAACGAGATGCCCACCGGCGGCTCGGCGCATGACACCTTCTGGGACTTTGTTTCGCTGGTGCCGGAATCGGCGCACATGGTGATTTGGGCGATGTCCGACCGCGCCATCCCGAAAAGCCTGCGGACCATGCAAGGCTTTGGTGTTCACACCTTCAGGATGGTCAATGCTCAGGGTAAATCGAGCTTCGTAAAGTTCCATTGGAAGCCCAAGGCAGGTGTCTGTTCGCTGTTATGGGACGAAGCGCAGAAGCTTGCGGGCAAAGATACCGACTACCATCGGCGCGATCTTTGGGAGGCGATTGAAACCGGCAACTACCCGGAGTGGGAGTTCGGTGTGCAGATCGTCGCGGAAGAGGATGAGCATGCATTTGATTTCGACCTGCTCGACCCGACCAAGATCATCCCCGAAGAACTGGTGCCGGTGATCCCGTTGGGCAAGATGGTGCTCAACCGCAATCCGGACAATTTCTTTGCTGAAACCGAGCAGGTTGCCTTTTGCCCGGGGCATATCGTCCCCGGCATCGACTTTTCCAACGACCCGTTGCTGCAGGGGCGCTTGTTCTCCTACACCGATACGCAAATCAGCCGACTTGGCGGTCCGAACTTCCACGAGATTCCGATCAACCGCCCGCTGGCGCCGAACCATAACGGCCAACGTGACGCCCAGCACCGGGTTACCCTGGACAAGGGCCGGGCCTCTTACGAGCCCAACTCAATTGATGGCGGCTGGCCCAAGGAGACGCCACCCGCCGCCAGTGATGGCGGTTTCGAGTCGTATCCTGAGCGGATCGAAGCGCACAAGGTCCGCCAGCGCAGCCCTTCCTTTGCCGACCACTTCTCCCAGGCGCGGCTGTTCTTCAACAGCATGAGCAACACGGAGAAGGAGCACATTATCAGCGCTTACAGCTTTGAGCTGGGCAAGGTCGAACGCGAACATATCCGGGCTCGGGAAGTGAACGAGATCCTCGCCAACATCGATTTGAAGCTGGCCGCACGGGTTGCCGAGAACCTAGGGCTGCCAGCGCCGAAACAGGGCACGGTAGCAGTACCTGAGACCAGCCTGAAAAAGTCGCCGGCCCTGAGCCAGATGAATTTGCTGGGCGAAGGCATCAAGGGCCGCAAAGTTGCGGTGCTGGTGGCTGATGGTGTGGATGGCGACAGCGTCGACACGTTGGTCAAAGCGCTAGAAGCCGAAAGTGCTCAGATCAAACTGCTTGGTCCTACCTCGGCGCCGGTCAAGACCGCGCAGGGTAAAGCCCTGGCTGTGGACGCATCAATGGAGGGTCTGCCGTCGGTAGTGTTCGATGCACTCTGGGTGCCTGCCGGCAAGGCATCGCTACAAACGTTGGCGGCCAGCGGTGTGGCGCTGCATTTCCTGCTTGAGGCTTACAAGCACTTGAAGCCCATCGGGCTTGCCAGTGAGGCGCAGCCGCTGCTGGACAAACTGGGCTTGAAGGCCGACAGCGGCTTGCTGTTGGGCAGCGATGCGAAAGCCTACAAGGCCTTTATCAAGGCCATCGGCAAGCATCGAGTGTGGGAGCGTGAGGCTGCAGCGCAGGCGATTCCAGCCTAG
- a CDS encoding PA5502 family lipoprotein, which produces MKPFASRYLLLAAFSLILAACSSTPTDNAGTTAQADAWQQLEQSIASSELATAEDQLAALQAQAPNDSRVEQYQRKLAEAYLQRSQIVLQKGDVNAAATALSRARALMPKAPALTGGVNGAIAQARKDELDKAEAALKAAEARPAAKLIDPTAESTVVALKTTNIREMRRQLDDIAADVVNYQCDVVFQVPRKDDAPWLKTLLGKRVHKLDNEFALNQTHEIHRNQPAQAVLVPRRP; this is translated from the coding sequence ATGAAGCCGTTCGCCTCCCGTTATCTGCTCCTTGCCGCGTTTTCGCTGATCCTGGCTGCGTGCTCCAGCACCCCCACCGATAACGCTGGCACAACTGCTCAGGCTGATGCCTGGCAGCAGTTGGAGCAAAGCATCGCCAGCAGTGAGCTGGCTACCGCCGAAGATCAGTTGGCCGCGTTGCAGGCCCAGGCTCCCAACGACAGCCGGGTCGAGCAATATCAGCGCAAGCTGGCTGAAGCCTACCTGCAACGCAGCCAGATCGTCCTGCAAAAGGGTGACGTCAACGCTGCCGCCACCGCCCTAAGCCGTGCCCGCGCCCTGATGCCCAAAGCACCGGCGCTAACCGGTGGCGTCAATGGCGCCATTGCCCAGGCACGCAAGGATGAACTGGACAAGGCCGAAGCGGCGCTCAAGGCTGCCGAGGCACGCCCAGCGGCGAAGCTGATCGACCCAACCGCTGAAAGTACCGTTGTGGCGCTGAAAACCACCAATATTCGGGAAATGCGTCGACAACTGGATGACATCGCCGCTGACGTCGTGAATTACCAGTGCGATGTGGTATTCCAGGTGCCGCGCAAGGATGACGCCCCATGGCTGAAGACACTGCTGGGCAAACGGGTGCATAAGCTGGACAACGAGTTCGCTCTGAACCAGACCCACGAAATCCATCGCAACCAGCCGGCGCAAGCGGTGCTGGTGCCACGCCGCCCTTGA
- the znuB gene encoding zinc ABC transporter permease subunit ZnuB gives MADFLLYALLAGLALALVAGPLGSFVVWRRMAYFGDTLSHAALLGVALGFVLDISPALAVTVGCLLLALLLVTLQQRQPLASDTLLGILAPSTLSLGLVVLSFMHDVRIDLMAYLFGDLLAISPSDLAWILGGSAAVLLLLVVLWRPLLAVTVHEELAMVEGLPVATLRLALMLLIAVVIAVAMKIVGVLLITSLLIIPAAAAQRHARSPEQMALGASLLGVTAVCGGLALSWFKDTPAGPSIVVCAAVLFLLSLALPRR, from the coding sequence ATGGCTGATTTTCTCCTTTACGCCCTGCTTGCAGGCTTGGCCTTGGCGCTGGTTGCCGGCCCCTTGGGGTCATTCGTGGTCTGGCGGCGCATGGCCTACTTTGGCGACACCCTCTCCCACGCCGCGCTGTTAGGCGTGGCATTGGGTTTTGTGCTGGATATCAGCCCGGCGTTGGCGGTGACGGTCGGCTGCCTGTTACTGGCGTTGCTGCTGGTCACCCTGCAGCAACGCCAGCCGTTGGCCTCCGACACCCTGCTGGGCATCCTCGCGCCAAGTACCCTGTCCCTTGGTCTGGTGGTGCTGAGTTTCATGCACGATGTACGCATCGACTTGATGGCCTATCTGTTCGGTGACCTGCTGGCGATCAGCCCGAGCGACCTGGCCTGGATCCTCGGCGGCAGCGCCGCCGTGCTATTGCTGCTGGTAGTGCTCTGGCGCCCGCTGCTAGCGGTGACCGTGCATGAAGAACTGGCCATGGTCGAAGGCCTGCCCGTGGCCACGCTGCGTCTGGCGCTAATGCTATTGATCGCCGTAGTGATTGCTGTCGCGATGAAAATCGTCGGCGTACTGTTAATCACCTCGCTGCTGATCATTCCTGCCGCGGCGGCGCAACGTCACGCCCGCTCTCCCGAACAGATGGCCCTGGGTGCCAGCCTGCTGGGGGTTACCGCGGTGTGCGGCGGCCTGGCCTTGTCCTGGTTCAAGGACACGCCGGCTGGCCCTTCGATCGTGGTCTGCGCGGCAGTGCTATTCTTGCTGAGCTTGGCCTTGCCACGTCGCTGA
- the znuC gene encoding zinc ABC transporter ATP-binding protein ZnuC: protein MSNALIRLEQVGVAFSGQAVLDSIDLAVEPGQIVTLIGPNGAGKTTLVRAVLGLLKPHTGKVWRKPRLRIGYMPQKLQVDATLPLSVLRFLRLVPGVDRTAALSALNEVGAEQVIDSPIQGISGGEMQRVLLARALLREPELLVLDEPVQGVDVAGQAELYSLITRLRDRHGCGVLMVSHDLHLVMSTTDQVVCLNRHVCCSGHPEQVSGDPAFVELFGNNAPSLAIYHHHHDHAHDLHGSVVTPAQAGHVHGEHCKHG from the coding sequence ATGAGCAATGCGCTGATTCGCCTTGAACAGGTCGGCGTGGCGTTCTCCGGGCAAGCGGTGCTCGACAGCATCGACCTGGCGGTAGAGCCCGGCCAGATTGTCACCCTGATCGGCCCCAACGGGGCAGGTAAAACCACCCTGGTGCGTGCCGTACTGGGTTTGCTCAAACCTCATACCGGCAAGGTCTGGCGCAAGCCGCGCCTGCGCATTGGCTATATGCCACAGAAACTGCAGGTGGATGCTACCTTGCCGCTATCGGTGTTGCGCTTTCTGCGTCTGGTCCCTGGCGTCGACCGCACGGCAGCCCTGAGCGCGTTGAATGAAGTTGGCGCCGAACAGGTGATCGACAGCCCGATCCAAGGTATTTCCGGCGGTGAAATGCAGCGTGTACTGCTAGCCCGGGCGCTGCTGCGCGAGCCTGAGCTGCTGGTGCTTGATGAGCCGGTGCAAGGCGTCGATGTGGCCGGCCAGGCCGAGCTGTACAGCCTGATCACCCGCCTGCGTGACCGCCATGGTTGCGGCGTGCTGATGGTCTCCCATGATCTGCATCTGGTCATGAGTACCACAGACCAAGTGGTCTGCCTGAACCGTCATGTCTGCTGCTCGGGTCACCCAGAGCAGGTCAGCGGCGACCCGGCCTTTGTTGAGCTGTTCGGCAACAACGCGCCAAGCCTGGCGATCTACCATCACCACCACGACCATGCCCATGACCTGCATGGCTCGGTAGTAACCCCGGCCCAAGCCGGGCACGTACACGGAGAGCACTGCAAGCATGGCTGA
- the zur gene encoding zinc uptake transcriptional repressor Zur, producing MPKTPLANRPHDHSHCVHSALAEADALCARQGLRLTALRRRVLELVWQSHKPLGAYDILAVLSEQDGRRAAPPTVYRALDFLLENSLVHRIASLNAFIGCSHPEHAHQGQFLICRECHVAIELEQTSISDAIVASAKDVGFSVETQTVEVVGLCSNCRSA from the coding sequence ATGCCTAAAACCCCGCTGGCCAACCGCCCCCACGACCACTCCCATTGCGTCCATAGCGCCCTGGCCGAGGCCGATGCCCTGTGCGCACGCCAGGGGTTACGCCTGACGGCCTTGCGCCGCCGGGTGCTGGAACTGGTCTGGCAAAGCCACAAACCGCTGGGCGCCTACGACATACTCGCCGTACTGAGCGAGCAGGATGGTCGGCGGGCGGCGCCACCAACTGTCTATCGAGCCCTGGACTTCCTCCTGGAAAACAGCCTGGTGCATCGCATCGCATCGCTCAACGCCTTTATCGGTTGCAGCCATCCGGAACATGCCCACCAAGGGCAGTTTCTGATCTGTCGCGAATGCCACGTAGCGATCGAGCTGGAACAAACCAGCATCAGCGATGCCATCGTTGCCAGCGCCAAGGACGTCGGCTTCAGCGTCGAGACGCAGACCGTCGAAGTGGTCGGCCTGTGCAGCAACTGCCGGAGCGCCTGA
- a CDS encoding zinc ABC transporter substrate-binding protein — MSRFFALFVAFIATLVMAQAQAEVRVLTSIKPLQQIAAAVQDGVGTPEVLLPPGASAHHYALRPSDVRRVNDYDLLYWIGPDMEGFLPRVLKGRSKSSVAIQGLPGLQLRHFGEDSQSHDHDGDADEHDHDHRPGSLDAHLWLSSVNARVIAAKMASDLSAADPANAGRYQSNLKAFGERLDALDLRLKKRLAGISGKPFFVFHEAFDYFESAYGLKHTGVFSVAAEVQPGAQHVAAMRKRLQEVGKTCVFSEPPLRPRLAETLTAGLPVTLAELDALGGTASVNAQGYEQLLENLGNDLAGCLEKL, encoded by the coding sequence GTGTCCCGATTTTTTGCCCTTTTTGTCGCTTTTATTGCCACCTTGGTGATGGCCCAGGCACAGGCTGAAGTCCGTGTCCTGACCAGTATCAAGCCCCTGCAACAGATCGCTGCAGCGGTTCAGGACGGTGTCGGCACACCTGAAGTGCTGCTGCCGCCAGGCGCGTCTGCGCATCACTATGCGCTGCGTCCCTCTGACGTACGGCGGGTGAATGACTACGACCTTCTGTACTGGATAGGGCCGGACATGGAGGGCTTTCTGCCGCGGGTACTCAAGGGCCGCAGCAAGTCCAGCGTCGCTATCCAGGGCCTGCCCGGCTTGCAGTTGCGCCACTTTGGTGAAGACAGCCAATCCCACGATCATGATGGCGATGCCGACGAGCATGACCACGATCATCGCCCCGGCAGTCTGGATGCTCACTTATGGCTGTCGTCGGTTAATGCCCGAGTGATTGCCGCGAAGATGGCCAGCGACCTGAGCGCTGCCGATCCGGCCAATGCCGGTCGTTATCAAAGCAACCTGAAAGCGTTTGGCGAGCGTCTGGACGCTTTGGACCTGCGCCTGAAAAAGCGCTTGGCGGGTATTAGCGGCAAACCCTTTTTCGTTTTCCATGAAGCCTTCGATTACTTCGAGTCGGCCTACGGTCTTAAGCATACCGGGGTGTTCAGTGTCGCTGCCGAAGTGCAGCCAGGGGCCCAGCATGTGGCGGCAATGCGCAAGCGTCTGCAGGAAGTGGGCAAGACCTGTGTGTTCAGTGAGCCACCGCTGCGCCCGCGTCTGGCCGAAACGCTGACGGCGGGCTTGCCGGTTACCTTGGCTGAGCTGGATGCCCTGGGTGGGACTGCATCGGTCAATGCTCAAGGGTATGAGCAGTTGCTGGAAAATCTTGGTAATGATCTGGCAGGGTGCTTGGAGAAGCTCTAG
- a CDS encoding homoserine kinase, whose product MSVFTPLTRPELETFLAPYGLGRLRDFQGIAAGTENSNFFVSLEQGEYVLTLVERGPIQDLPFFIELLDVLHDADLPVPYALRGTDGVALRELAGKPALLQPRLSGKHIKEVNNQHCVQIGEWLGHLHLATRDKVLERKTDRGLDWMLETGAELMPRLNPQQRQLLQGCLDEISAHQAQIMALPRANLHADLFRDNVLFEGTHLTGVIDFYNACSGPMLYDLAITLNDWCCDEQGKIDGPRARALLGAYAGLRPFSAAEAQLWPVMLRIACVRFWLSRLIAAESFAGMDVLIHDPADFEVRLAARQHVEIALPFAL is encoded by the coding sequence ATGTCAGTCTTCACCCCCCTGACCCGGCCTGAGCTGGAAACCTTTCTGGCGCCGTATGGCCTTGGCCGCCTGCGGGACTTCCAGGGTATTGCCGCCGGTACCGAGAACAGCAACTTCTTTGTCAGTCTGGAACAGGGAGAGTACGTGCTGACGCTGGTCGAACGCGGACCGATCCAGGACCTGCCGTTCTTCATTGAACTGCTCGACGTGCTGCATGACGCCGACCTGCCGGTGCCTTACGCCTTGCGCGGCACTGACGGTGTGGCCCTGCGCGAGCTGGCCGGCAAGCCGGCGCTGCTGCAGCCGCGGCTGTCCGGCAAGCACATCAAGGAAGTCAACAATCAGCATTGTGTGCAGATCGGCGAATGGCTTGGCCACCTGCACCTGGCCACCCGTGACAAGGTGCTGGAACGCAAGACCGACCGCGGCCTGGACTGGATGCTGGAGACCGGTGCTGAACTGATGCCGCGCCTGAACCCGCAACAGCGTCAGTTGCTCCAAGGTTGCCTGGACGAGATCAGTGCACACCAGGCACAGATCATGGCGCTACCACGGGCCAACCTGCACGCCGACCTGTTTCGTGACAACGTGCTGTTCGAAGGGACTCACCTGACCGGAGTGATCGACTTTTACAACGCGTGCTCCGGACCGATGCTTTATGACCTGGCCATCACCCTCAATGACTGGTGCTGTGACGAGCAGGGCAAGATTGACGGTCCACGGGCGCGGGCGTTGCTGGGCGCATATGCGGGGCTACGGCCATTCAGCGCAGCCGAAGCGCAGCTGTGGCCCGTGATGCTGCGCATTGCCTGCGTACGCTTCTGGCTGTCGCGCTTGATTGCTGCTGAGTCGTTTGCCGGGATGGACGTGCTGATTCACGATCCGGCCGATTTCGAAGTGCGCCTGGCGGCGCGCCAGCACGTGGAAATCGCTTTACCGTTTGCCTTGTAA
- a CDS encoding DUF2782 domain-containing protein, translating into MRTLNRLLLLSLLAVTPVVALAADDAPTADPEVTIRTEGDKTIQEYRQNGFLYAIKVTPKGGKPYFLVRADGTDANFVRSDQPDMLIPSWKIFEWK; encoded by the coding sequence ATGCGTACACTAAATCGCCTGTTGCTGCTCAGCCTGCTGGCAGTCACTCCGGTCGTTGCCTTGGCTGCGGATGACGCGCCAACGGCGGATCCGGAAGTAACCATTCGCACGGAAGGCGACAAGACCATTCAGGAATACCGCCAGAACGGCTTCCTGTATGCAATCAAGGTCACCCCGAAAGGCGGTAAACCTTATTTCCTGGTACGCGCCGACGGTACGGATGCCAACTTCGTTCGCTCGGACCAGCCGGACATGCTGATCCCGTCGTGGAAGATCTTCGAGTGGAAGTAA